From a single Tumebacillus sp. BK434 genomic region:
- a CDS encoding M20 family metallopeptidase: MQAVKVNQLVDSVKEQVISWRRYLHQHPELSFQEEKTAQWVYETLQTFPNLELSRPTPNSVMARLIGAKPGKVLAIRADMDALPIEEANEVGYKSQNPGVMHACGHDGHTSMLLGTAKILAELQDEIRGEIRFLFQHAEEVAPGGAEDMVNAGVMEGVDLVIGQHLWSSMDTGKVGISYGPTMAAPDTFWITIHGVGGHAAVPQQTVDSIAIGAQVVTNLQHIVSRYTDPLDNLVVSVTQFHGGTTHNVIPGTVEMQGTVRSFDPNLRAEAPKLMERIIRGICDAHGATYTFRYENGYRAVINDDNVTRVIEETVREVFGEEAIDRVRPSMGGEDFSAFQQKAPGCFFYTGSGNAEKGTDFPHHHPNFNIDEDALERGVKMFVSAAFKLLA, encoded by the coding sequence GTGCAAGCAGTCAAGGTCAACCAACTGGTGGACAGCGTCAAAGAGCAAGTCATCTCCTGGCGCCGCTACCTGCACCAACACCCGGAGTTGTCTTTTCAGGAAGAAAAAACGGCCCAGTGGGTCTACGAAACGCTCCAGACGTTTCCCAACCTCGAGCTGTCCCGTCCGACGCCAAACAGTGTCATGGCCCGTCTGATCGGCGCCAAGCCGGGCAAAGTCCTCGCCATCCGCGCCGACATGGACGCGCTGCCGATCGAAGAGGCGAACGAAGTCGGATACAAATCGCAGAACCCCGGCGTCATGCACGCCTGCGGTCATGACGGGCATACCTCGATGCTGCTCGGCACCGCGAAGATTCTGGCGGAGCTGCAAGACGAGATCCGCGGCGAGATCCGCTTTCTCTTCCAGCACGCCGAAGAAGTTGCGCCGGGCGGGGCGGAAGACATGGTCAACGCAGGCGTGATGGAAGGCGTGGATCTAGTGATCGGCCAGCACCTCTGGTCGTCGATGGACACCGGCAAAGTCGGCATCTCCTACGGCCCGACGATGGCCGCACCCGACACGTTCTGGATCACGATCCACGGCGTCGGCGGTCATGCCGCCGTGCCGCAGCAGACGGTCGACTCGATCGCGATCGGGGCACAGGTGGTCACCAACCTGCAGCACATCGTCTCCCGCTACACCGACCCGCTCGACAACCTCGTCGTCTCCGTCACCCAGTTCCACGGCGGCACGACGCACAACGTCATCCCCGGCACCGTCGAGATGCAAGGCACCGTGCGCAGCTTCGACCCGAACCTGCGCGCCGAAGCGCCGAAGCTGATGGAGCGCATCATCCGCGGCATCTGTGACGCGCACGGCGCGACCTACACCTTCCGCTACGAAAACGGCTACCGCGCGGTGATCAACGATGACAACGTCACCCGCGTGATCGAAGAGACGGTGCGCGAAGTGTTCGGCGAGGAAGCGATCGACCGCGTCCGTCCGAGCATGGGCGGTGAAGACTTCTCCGCCTTCCAGCAAAAAGCGCCCGGCTGCTTCTTCTACACCGGCTCCGGCAACGCCGAAAAAGGCACCGACTTCCCGCATCACCACCCGAACTTCAACATCGACGAAGATGCGTTGGAGCGCGGGGTGAAAATGTTCGTCAGCGCCGCTTTCAAGCTGTTGGCGTAA
- a CDS encoding NAD(P)-dependent oxidoreductase, translating into MTKHKINTEPHVYLENGADHQGAPAGADDEQAERPTVTVLGAGMMGKGMIHNLQQAGFPLRLYNRTLQTLHGLATEQDVICATPCEAAQGAEVILSVITDDAAHQAVWFGPQGAIHGAAAGAVGLECSTLSVPCIEAWRDALHERGLIPIDSPTTGNRAGAEAGTLNLFLGGDPDAITAIRPVLAAISCQQFHFGPTGSGTRFKLLYNLFTGTMLVALGEAVGMAQTFGLDLQQVVDTMEATGFAIRNLKDKGQKMIDGRHDEVFSKLSILHKDMACAIQSADPQASFPVGEQAAERLRQAVHSGFGSLDVSATSLLYLPDSRFKKIVSIPKKRMPL; encoded by the coding sequence GAAAATGGAGCCGATCACCAAGGCGCGCCTGCAGGCGCTGACGATGAGCAGGCGGAGCGTCCGACCGTCACGGTGCTTGGTGCGGGCATGATGGGCAAGGGCATGATCCACAATCTGCAACAGGCGGGCTTTCCGCTCCGGCTCTACAATCGCACGCTGCAAACGCTGCACGGGCTGGCGACGGAGCAGGACGTGATCTGTGCCACGCCGTGCGAAGCGGCGCAGGGGGCGGAGGTCATCTTGTCGGTGATCACCGATGACGCGGCCCATCAGGCGGTCTGGTTCGGCCCGCAGGGGGCGATACACGGCGCGGCGGCAGGCGCGGTCGGGCTGGAGTGTTCGACGCTGTCGGTGCCGTGCATCGAAGCGTGGCGGGACGCGCTGCACGAGCGCGGGCTGATCCCGATCGACAGCCCGACCACCGGCAACCGCGCCGGGGCGGAAGCGGGGACGCTCAACCTGTTCCTCGGCGGCGACCCGGATGCGATCACCGCGATCCGCCCCGTGCTCGCGGCGATCTCCTGCCAGCAGTTCCACTTCGGGCCGACCGGCTCCGGCACCCGGTTCAAGCTGCTCTACAACCTGTTCACCGGCACGATGCTCGTCGCGCTCGGCGAAGCGGTAGGCATGGCGCAAACGTTCGGGCTCGACCTGCAGCAGGTCGTCGACACGATGGAAGCGACCGGCTTTGCCATCCGCAACCTGAAAGACAAGGGTCAGAAGATGATCGACGGCCGCCATGACGAAGTGTTTTCCAAACTGAGCATCCTGCACAAAGACATGGCCTGCGCCATCCAAAGCGCCGACCCGCAGGCGAGCTTTCCCGTCGGCGAGCAGGCGGCCGAACGACTGCGCCAAGCGGTTCATTCCGGCTTTGGATCGCTCGACGTCTCCGCCACGTCGCTTTTGTACCTGCCCGACAGCCGTTTTAAGAAGATTGTCTCTATTCCAAAGAAACGGATGCCGTTATAA